Proteins co-encoded in one Taeniopygia guttata chromosome 4, bTaeGut7.mat, whole genome shotgun sequence genomic window:
- the MOGS gene encoding mannosyl-oligosaccharide glucosidase has translation MAAERRRRGGDGPRERPRERLRERDAKLRQHPKPPRGSGRGRMVPALTAAALALGLAAAAAGWKRWSEASRLVTPHPAPPAVPPGSTGPLASPTYFWGTYRPHVYFGMKTRSPRAVVTGLMWLQHGGSLRHTSEQNDGVARYGWLMHDGENFGVQEIRDEGLVLRTEFVKQPGGEHGGDWSWRVTVKMEGKGPPPLLSLFFYVATDGQGTLRPVLENGTRLAAVAGTAEELGDFTLTFLPPTEEGGEGPKYASYNFLAAGVPGLHRLTDLVRHSLRDSSVFSPPGRPRRRFFGVSSSGGLPGEPPRGQLLLHQVTLEPPAALEVTLESGSAAGRRRGRLAGPALSAALARHAAAFERRFEDTFGLGARGASLPQRRFAQAALSEMLGGIGFFHGRSLLRSELREEPVAGMEATLFTAVPSRSCFPRGFLWDEGFHLLLLARWDPALARDILAHWLDLLNAEGWIPREQILGEEARSRVPPEFVVQHSDTANPPTLLLALERLLPDAPLPYLRRLYPRLTAWFQWLNRTQAGPEPFTFRWRGRDADPERFLNPKTLSSGLDDYPRASHPSPQERHLDLRCWMALGARVLAALAERLGEPDASYRAMATTLSDNDLLDRLHWAPELGAFADFGNHSAAVALRWHHPPAVPGAAPPAPRLRREVREAPRPRFVGALGYVSLFPLLLQLLRADSPRLPALLGAIRGEKQLWTPFGLRSLARDSPMYLRRNTEHDPPYWRGSLWVNINFLALRALRGYAGAAGPYRERAAQIYRELRHNLVANVFRQYEATGFLWEHYRDSDGAGQGCRPFAGWSALVVLVMAEDY, from the exons ATGGCggccgagcggcggcggcgcggcggggatGGACCGCGGGAAcggccccgggagcggctccgggaGCGCGACGCCAAACTGCGGCAACATCCAAAGCCGCCGCGAGGCTCCGGGCGGGGCCGGATGGTGCCGGCGCTCACAGCGGCAGCGCTGGCGCTGGGtctggcggcggcggcggccgggtGGAAGCGGTGGAGCGAAGCGTCCCGCCTCGTCACCCCAcaccccgcgccccccgccgtCCCCCCTGGCTCCACCGGGCCTCTGGCATCGCCCACCTATTTCTGGGGCACCTACCGGCCTCACGTCTACTTCGGGATGAAGACGCGGAGCCCTCGCGCTGTCGTGACCG GGCTGATGTGGCTCCAACACGGCGGCAGCTTGCGGCACACGAGCGAGCAGAACGACGGCGTGGCGCGGTACGGGTGGCTGATGCACGACGGGGAGAATTTCGGGGTGCAGGAGATCCGCGATGAGGGGCTGGTGCTGCGAACCGAGTTCGTGAAGCAGCCGGGGGGAGAACACGGCGGCGACTGGAGCTGGCGGGTCACGGTGAAGATGGAG GGCAAGGGCCCGCCGCCTCTCCTGTCCCTCTTCTTCTACGTGGCCACGGACGGGCAGGGGACGCTGCGGCCGGTGCTGGAGAACGGGACACGGCTGGCGGCCGTGGCGGGGACGGCGGAGGAGCTCGGGGACTTCACCCTCACCTTCCTGCCCCCCACagaggagggtggggagggaccCAAGTATGCCAG TTACAACTTTTTGGCTGCGGGCGTGCCGGGGCTGCACCGTCTCACCGACCTGGTCCGGCACAGCCTCCGCGACAGCTCCGTGTTCTCCCCGccgggccgcccccgccgccgcttTTTCGGGGTGTCCAGCAGCGgggggctgcccggggagcccccgcgggggcagctgctgctgcaccaggTGACGCTGGAGCCGCCGGCGGCGCTGGAGGTGACGCTGGAGTCGggcagcgcggcggggcggcggcgcgggaGGCTGGCGGGGCCGGCGCTGAGCGCGGCGCTGGCGCGGCACGCGGCCGCCTTCGAGCGGCGCTTCGAGGACACCTTCGGGctgggggcgcggggggcgtCCCTCCCGCAGCGCCGCTTCGCCCAGGCCGCGCTCAGCGAGATGCTGGGCGGCATCGGCTTCTTCCACGGCCGCTCCCTGCTGCGCTCCGAGCTGCGGGAAGAGCCGGTGGCCGGCATGGAGGCCACGCTGTTCACGGCCGTGCCCTCGCGCTCCTGCTTCCCGCGGGGCTTCCTGTGGGATGAGGGAttccacctgctgctgctggcccgTTGGGACCCCGCGCTGGCCCGTGACATCCTGGCCCACTGGCTGGACCTGCTGAACGCCGAGGGCTGGATCCCGCGGGAGCAGATCCTGGGGGAGGAGGCGCGGTCCCGCGTGCCCCCCGAGTTCGTGGTGCAGCACAGCGACACCGCCAACCCCCCGACGCTGCTGCTGGCGCTGGAGCGGCTGCTGCCCGACGCGCCCCTGCCCTACCTGCGCCGCCTGTACCCGCGCCTGACCGCCTGGTTCCAATGGCTGAACCGCACCCAGGCCGGCCCCGAGCCTTTCACCTTCCGCTGGCGCGGCCGCGACGCCGACCCCGAGCGCTTCCTGAACCCCAAAACTCTGTCGTCGGGGCTGGACGATTACCCCCGCGCCTCGCACCCGTCCCCGCAGGAGCGGCACCTGGACCTGCGCTGCTGGATGGCGCTGGGCGCCCGCGTGCTGGCGGCGCTGGCCGAGCGCCTGGGCGAGCCCGACGCGTCTTACCGCGCCATGGCCACCACGCTGAGCGACAACGACCTGCTGGACCGCCTGCACTGGGCGCCAGAGCTGGGCGCCTTCGCCGATTTTGGCAACCACAGCGCGGCCGTGGCTCTGCGCTGGCACCACCCGCCCGCCGTGCCCGGTGcagccccgccggccccgcggctGCGCCGGGAGGTGCGGGAGGCGCCGCGGCCGCGTTTTGTCGGCGCTCTGGGCTACGTCAGCCTGTtcccgctgctgctgcagctgctgcgcGCCGACTCGCCGCGGCTGCCGGCGCTGCTTGGCGCCATACGTGGGGAGAAGCAGCTCTGGACGCCCTTCGGGCTGCGCTCGCTGGCTCGTGACAGCCCCATGTACCTGCGGCGCAACACCGAGCACGACCCGCCCTACTGGCGCGGCTCCCTTTGGGTCAACATCAACTTCTTGGCGCTGCGGGCGCTGCGCGGTTAcgcgggcgcggcggggccgtaCCGGGAGCGCGCGGCGCAGATCTACCGGGAGCTGCGGCACAACCTCGTGGCCAACGTGTTCCGGCAGTACGAGGCCACCGGATTCCTGTGGGAGCATTACCGGGACAGCGACGGCGCCGGGCAGGGTTGTCGGCCTTTCGCCGGGTGGTCGGCGCTCGTCGTGCTGGTCATGGCTGAGGACTATTGA
- the WBP1 gene encoding WW domain-binding protein 1: protein MERPGSGEGAWAALLGRQHPQAREFCPGVNNRPYVCETGHCCGESGCCTYYYELWWFWLLWTILILLSCCCAFRHRRAKLRLQQQQRQREINLIAYHGACQYPPSSGDLRLLASFKLPAYEEVAQRPGTPPPPYSPGSPSLSPGSSRGCSSCSCGCSCASSPSSSSLSAPGTDETDPEPCPGPGGGSTGRDYGSSSTGTGASWELPLPEELPACGGPPKQVPPDFCEAEGRPCSITQGGEDGGDRAVPGGCPGRHRRLTGDSGIEVGRGLEDEEGEPEGCGGAGGGGGPGSPVLPV from the exons atGGAGCGGCCCGGGAGCGGCGAGGGGGCCTGGGCCGCGCTGCTGGGCCGGCAGCACCCGCAG GCCCGGGAGTTCTGCCCGGGGGTGAACAACCGGCCCTACGTGTGCGAGACCGGGCACTGCTGCGGGGAGAGCGGCTGCTGCACCTACTACTACGAGCTGTGGT GGTTCTGGCTGCTCTGGACCATCCTGatcctgctgagctgctgctgcgcCTTCCGGCACCGCCGGGCCAAGCTgcgcctgcagcagcagcagcggcagcgtGAGATCAACCTCATCGCCTACCACGGTGCCTGCCAGTACCCGCCCTCCTCGGGGGACCTCC ggctgctggcctCCTTCAAGCTGCCGGCGTACGAGGAAGTGGCGCAGCGCCCCGGGACGCCGCCGCCGCCCtacagccccgggagcccctCGCTGTCGCCCGgttcctccaggggctgcagctcctgctcctgcggCTGCTCCTGcgcctcctcccccagcagctcctcgcTCTCGGCACCGGGAACCGACGAGACGGACCCGGAGCCGTGCCCGGGCCCCGGGGGTGGCAGTACCGGCCGTGACTACGGCTCCAGCAGCACCGGCACCGgtgccagctgggagctgcccctTCCCGAGGAGCTGCCGGCCTGTGGGGGCCCCCCCAAGCAAGTGCCCCCGGATTTCTGTGAGGCTGAGGGCCGCCCCTGCTCCATCACCCAGGGGGGAGAGGATGGGGGGGACAGAGCGGTGCCAGGGGGATGCCCCGGGCGGCACCGGCGGCTCACGGGGGATTCGGGCATCGAGGTGGGCAGGGGACTAGAGGACGAGGAGGGCGAGCCTGAGGGAtgtgggggagcagggggtggTGGGGGGCCTGGCTCACCCGTGCTGCCCGTCTGA
- the CCDC142 gene encoding coiled-coil domain-containing protein 142, with the protein MDAGDAERRGEKLCLQAGDGGLGGLILLMLTARPAPGDGAARGEPPEPGGSRGPLARSLQRAEAMLRSVTPGLRRLLSPRSNRRGDGDEDDDEDDEDEAASIVLPLEQSFPGLHRCLCIWEDPRTETFLGYVRPHTGSTGDFSADTIRQRVAERGAALHALLRHRHQLRLARDFARRLEASSQFLRRLLALPGPTETGHAHPALRELCQELRAHAGHWAALLRRLRMDAWLRALLQRRGEAVQHMRRALLVTALMAACLTRQRIEGRLRELGSSIPTSECLADLFQGLEIYNGVVEELSPEVTAPAAFTVGEVLRLLAAERGRAVAQRLRPLLWHQSGTIRDKQIRWEDVAVPQPAGQDAAEEPPVLAAELQALCQEDEELMGRVFGALVASADSLWQPVLSESPELWKAVRWLDATHGPVAATLSARYRPLLWEAVGTVLADSPATPPATPSATVTAAWELSRALAVARVPTECQEELGGLCLRLLCRSVLCSWDTDFTRALGSGLSDKCLEAPGGSPGPGCSRTAQQLQRLFPALALALRCLRLLPARPHAPPGGLCPRLQVLGRCLAAVAAAHAWLTGRAGRYLAAWALPQFLLLTQGDLQVLKAEVEQLMLQVSGTFPEPGDIPGDSPPESPSPWELQLCRQIRDVANSIQLFSGDVLWMFSTSCKRLSAEIFDQTMPLGRHWRLGPRAELPSSPSAYAAAAVQAVLGQVLQGAQALPHDAQVPTLARVTTAFLEAWMDHILTRRIKFSLQGALQLRRDFQAVRDLVCSERSGLPPEARRELRALRVFRHTDTALRCLLQQPGRLRGAPRGWGGLRRCCSDEGVHPLEQSMDPLPGLDPLEGLGPIPGTPPLAPEADPPSRPESPFPGSQQQWLSLRLHRARRWRVPGLPCVGNSPEG; encoded by the exons ATGGACGCCGGCGACGCTGAGCGGCGCGGTGAAAAGCTGTGCTTGCAG GCGGGCGATGGCGGCCTGGGCGGCCTCATCCTGCTGATGCTGACGGCCCGGCCGGCACCGGGTGATGGGGCTGCCCGCGgagagccccccgagcccg GCGGGTCGCGGGGGCCCCTGGCCCGCTCCTTGCAGCGGGCAGAGGCCATGCTGCGCAGCGTCACCCCGGGGCTGCGCCGCCTGCTGTCCCCACGGTCGAACCGGCGCGGTGACGGCGACGAGGACGACGACGAGGACGACGAGGATGAAGCAGCATCCATCGTGCTCCCGCTGGAGCAAAGCTTCCCAGGACTACACCGCTGCCTGTGCATCTGGGAGGACCCTCGCACCGAGACCTTCCTGGGCTACGTTCGGCCCCACACCGGCAGCACCGGTGACTTTTCGGCGGACACCATCCGTCAGCGCGTGGCGGAGCGCGGAGCCGCCCTGCACGCGCTGCTGCGGCACCGCCACCAGCTCCGCCTGGCCCGCGACTTCGCTCGACGCCTCGAGGCCTCCTCGCAATTCCTGCGGCGGCTGTTGGCGCTGCCGGGACCCACAGAGACCGGGCACGCCCATCCGGCGCTGcgggagctgtgccaggagctgcgGGCGCACGCGGGGCACTGGGCAGCGCTGCTGCGGCGGCTGCGGATGGATGCATGGCTGCGGGCGCTGCTGCAGCGGCGAGGCGAGGCCGTGCAGCACATGCGGCGGGCGCTGCTGGTGACGGCGCTGATGGCAGCGTGCCTGACCAGACAGCGCATCGAGGGACGGCTGCGGGAGCTCGGCAGCTCCATCCCGACCTCTGAGTGCCTGGCTGACCTCTTCCAGGGGTTGGAGATCTACAATGGCGTGGtggaggagctgagccctgagGTGACAGCCCCTGCTGCCTTCACGGTGGGTGAGGTGCTGCGGCTGCTGgcggccgagcggggccgggccgtgGCACAGAGGCTCCGGCCTCTCCTGTGGCACCAGAGTGGCACCATCAGGGACAAACAGATCCGCTGGGAGGACGTGGCAGTGCCACAACCAGCGGGGCAAGATGCGGCAGAGGAACCACCCGTGCTGGCGGCCGAGCTGCAAGCACTGTgccaggaggatgaggagctgaTGGGACGCGTTTTTGGGGCGCTGGTGGCCTCAGCTGACAGCCTGTGGCAGCCAGTGCTGTCAGAGAGCCCTGAGCTCTGGAAGGCCGTGCGCTGGCTGGATGCCACCCACGGCCCCGTGGCCGCCACGCTGAGCGCCCGGTACCGCCCGCTGCTGTGGGAGGCGGTGGGCACCGTGCTGGCAGACAGCCCGGCcacccctcctgccacccccagTGCCACTGTCACCGCGGCGTGGGAGCTGAGCCGTGCGCTGGCTGTTG cccgTGTGCCCACCGAgtgccaggaggagctgggggggctgtgcCTGCGCCTGCTGTGCCGCAGCGTCCTCTGCAGCTGGGACACGG ATTTTACCCGTGCTCTGGGCTCAGGGCTGTCAGACAAGTGCTTGGAGGCTCCAGGGGGttccccagggccaggctgcagcCGCACAGCCCAACAGCTCCAGCGCCTCTTCCCCGCCCTGGCACTGGCCCTGCGCTGCCTGCGCCtgctgcccgcccgcccgcaCG CCCCCCCCGGGGGTCTCTGCCCGCGGCTGCAGGTGCTGGGCCGGTGCCTGGCGGCGGTGGCGGCCGCCCACGCGTGGCTgacgggccgggccgggcggtaCCTGGCGGCCTGGGCACTACCTCAGTTCCTGCTGCTCACCCAGGGGGACCTGCAG gTGCTGAAGGCAGAGGTGGAGCAGCTGATGCTGCAGGTGAGCGGGACCTTCCCTGAGCCGGGGGACATTCCTGGGGACAGCCCCCCTGAGTCCCCATCCCCGTgggagctccagctgtgccGGCAGATCCGCGACGTGGCCAACAGCATCCAG CTCTTCTCCGGGGATGTGCTCTGGATGTTCTCCACCAGCTGCAAGCGGCTCTCGGCCGAGATCTTCGACCAGACGATGCCTCTGGGCCGGCACTGGCGGCTTGGGCCTCGTGCCg agctgcccagctcccccagcGCCTACGCGGCGGCCGCGGTGCAGGCGGTGCtggggcaggtgctgcagggggCCCAGGCCCTGCCCCACGATGCCCAGGTGCCCACCCTGGCACGGGTCACCACGGCCTTCCTGGAGGCCTGGATGGATCACATCCTGACCCGCCGGATCAAGTTCAG CCTGCAGGGTGCCCTGCAGCTGCGCAGGGACTTCCAGGCCGTGCGGGACCTGGTGTGCTCGGAGCGCTCCGGGCTGCCTCCCGAGGCCCGGCGGGAGCTGCGCGCGCTCCGCGTCTTCCGGCACACGGACACGGCCCTGCGGTGCCTCCTGCAGCAACCGGGGCGGCTGCGGGGAgccccccggggctggggcggcCTGCGGCGCTGCT GCTCAGACGAAGGCGTCCACCCCCTGGAACAATCCATGGATCCTCTGCCTGGCCTGGACcctctggaggggctgggcccaatcccggggacccccccgcTGGCTCCGGAGGCCGATCCCCCGTCCCGGCCCGAGTCCCCGTTCCcgggcagccagcagcagtggctgtCCCTGCGGCTGCACCGGGCCCGCCGCTGGCGTGTGCCGGGGCTGCCGTGTGTGGGGAACAGCCCCGAGGGCTGA
- the INO80B gene encoding INO80 complex subunit B, with protein sequence MRRAWRRGAMEAGAHGQEAEAGGHGGHKKKHKKHKKKHKKRHHHEAGPAPGPEPPRQPRLRLRIKLGGQILGTKSVPTFTVVPERPHSPSPSPLLAGDEEEPSVPIEQYRAWLDEDSNLAPSPLPELDPEGCFPPREEEEEEEEEEEEEERRWLAALERGELDDNGDIKREVDESLLTARQRALLHKQQSQPLLQLPMGAKAKEVTEEMREKREERARRRRLQAARKAEESKNQTIERLTRTHKAKVRALRERRARPAACPVVHYRSTADGVTVSFPAGLPLPLPTAAAAPPAPPARPCAVPGCTNARRYSCARTGRPLCSLGCYRRNLQLLQSAG encoded by the exons ATGCGCAGGGCCTGGCGGCGCGGCGCGATGGAGGCCGGTGCTCACG GGCAGGAGGCCGAGGCGGGCGGCCATGGCGGCCACAAGAAGAAGCACAAGAAGCACAAGAAGAAACACAAGAAACGGCACCACCACgaggcggggccggccccggggCCCGAACCCCCTCGGCAGCCGCGGCTGCGGCTCCGCATTAAGCTGGGAGGGCAGATCCTGGGCACCAAGAG tgtccccacaTTCACGGTGGTCCCCGAAAGGCCGCACTCGCCGTCGCCCTCCCCTCTGCTGGCAGGGGACGAGGAGGAGCCCAGCGTCCCCATCGAGCAGTACCGGGCCTGGCTGG ATGAGGACAGCAACCTGGCCCCCTCCCCGCTGCCCGAGCTGGACCCCGAGGGCTGCTTCCCTCcccgggaggaggaggaggaggaggaggaggaagaggaggaggaggagcggcgCTGGTTGGCGGCCCTCGAGAGGGGGGAGCTGGATGACAACGGCGACATCAAGAGGGAGGTGGACGAGTCCCTCCTGACGGCCCGGCAG CGCGCGCTGCTGCACAAGCAGCAGAGCCAacccctgctgcagctgcccatgGGCGCCAAGGCCAAGGAGGTGACGGAGGAGATGCGGGAGAAGCGGGAGGagcgggcgcggcggcggcggctgcagGCGGCCCGCAAGGCCGAGGAGAGCAAGAACCAAACCATCGAGCGCCTGACGCGCACCCACAAGGCCAAGGTCAGAGCCCTCCGCgagcgccgcgcccgccccgccgcctgCCCGGTGGTGCATTACCGGAGCACCGCCGACGGCGTCACCGTGTCCTTCCCcgccgggctgccgctgccgctgcccaccgccgccgccgccccgcccgcgccgcccgcccggccctgCGCCGTGCCCGGCTGCACCAACGCCCGGCGCTACAGCTGCGCCCGCACCGGCCGCCCcctctgcagcctgggctgctaCCGGCGcaacctgcagctgctgcagagcgcGGGGTGA